Proteins from one Coregonus clupeaformis isolate EN_2021a chromosome 25, ASM2061545v1, whole genome shotgun sequence genomic window:
- the LOC121538812 gene encoding solute carrier family 35 member F4-like isoform X1, with translation MISTEGAEGGGDQPCFRLEPLNAHLPRKAGDKDATSKVTANGVQDIEDRILRITGYYGYYPGYSSHRREEGSESHADTPGSEASGEGTSYQTCANTVLKVLGGILLVLCVSSSWVGTTQLVQLTFKSFSCPFFVSWFSTNWNILLFPLYYGGHVVTTRDKQTPIQRFRECSRLFGEDGMTLKLFLKRTAPFSILWTLTNYLYLLALRKLTATDVSALYCCHKAFVFLLSWIVLKDRFMGVRIVAAIMAITGIVMMAYADGFHGDSIIGVALAVGSASTSALYKVLFKMFLGSANLGEVAHFLSTMGVFNLIFISFIPLILYFTKVEHWGSLSSLPWGYLCGLAGLWLVFNILVNVGVVLTYPILISIGTLLSVPGNAAVDVLKHEVIFSVVRLAATCIICLGFLLLLLPEEWDSVTLRFLAAFADKKSEEHGEELTESSIHTRSRSRANGTVSIPMA, from the exons ATGATCAGTAccgagggtgctgaaggtggagGAGACCAGCCCTGCTTTCGGCTGGAGCCTTTGAACGCGCACCTACCCCGCAAAGCGGGGGACAAGGACGCCACCTCTAAAGTTACGGCCAACGGTGTGCAAGACATTGAGGATAGAATTTTGCGGATCACTGGTTATTACGGTTATTACCCGGGCTACTCCAGTCACAGAA GAGAGGAGGGTTCTGAGTCTCATGCGGACACACCAGGCAGTGAGGCCAGTGGAGAGGGGACATCGTACCAGACGTGTGCTAACACAGTGCTGAAGGTGCTGGGGGGCATCCTATTGGTCCTATGTGTCTCCTCCTCTTGGGTGGGCACCACTCAGCTGGTCCAGCTCACCTTCAAGTCCTTCTCCTGTCCCTTCTTTGTCTCCTGGTTCAGCACCAACTggaacatcctcctcttccctctgtacTACGGAGGCCATGTGGTCACCACCCGGGACAAGCAGACGCCTATACAGAGATTCAG AGAGTGCAGCAGGCTTTTCGGGGAAGATGGGATGACCCTTAAGCTGTTCCTGAAGAGGACAGCCCCCTTCTCCATCCTGTGGACCCTGACTAACTACCTGTACCTGCTGGCCCTGAGGAAGCTGACCGCCACCGACGTCTCAGCCCTCTACTGCTGCCACAAGGCCTTCGTCTTCCTGCTGTCCTGGATCGTCCTGAAGGACCGCTTCATGGGTGTACGG ATTGTGGCAGCCATAATGGCCATCACAGGCATCGTCATGATGGCATACGCAGATGGTTTCCATGGGGACTCCATCATAGGCGTGGCCTTGGCTGTGGGCTCTGCCTCCACATCGGCTCTCTACAAG GTGCTGTTTAAGATGTTCCTGGGCAGTGCCAACCTGGGTGAGGTGGCTCACTTCCTTTCCACCATGGGCGTCTTCAATCTTATCTTCATCTCCTTCATCCCCCTCATCCTCTACTTCACCAAAGTGGAGCACTGGGGCTCTCTGTCCTCGCTGCCCTGGGGATACCTGTGTGGCCtggccgggctctggctgg TGTTCAATATCCTGGTTAATGTTGGTGTGGTGCTTACGTACCCCATCCTCATCTCTATAGGGACACTGCTCAGTGTGCCCGGAAATGCAG CGGTAGATGTGTTGAAACATGAGGTTATCTTCAGTGTGGTGCGTCTGGCTGCCACCTGCATCATCTGCCTGGGcttcctgctgctgctgcttcctgAGGAGTGGGACTCCGTCACTCTGCGCTTCCTCGCCGCCTTCGCAGACAAGAAGTCTGAGGAGCATGGCGAGGAGCTGACCGAGTCCAGCATCCACACACGCAGCCGCAGCCGAGCCAATGGCACAGTCTCAATCCCTATGGCATGA
- the LOC121538812 gene encoding solute carrier family 35 member F4-like isoform X2 encodes MKKHSARVAPLSSYSSQVLTCPISEGEEGSESHADTPGSEASGEGTSYQTCANTVLKVLGGILLVLCVSSSWVGTTQLVQLTFKSFSCPFFVSWFSTNWNILLFPLYYGGHVVTTRDKQTPIQRFRECSRLFGEDGMTLKLFLKRTAPFSILWTLTNYLYLLALRKLTATDVSALYCCHKAFVFLLSWIVLKDRFMGVRIVAAIMAITGIVMMAYADGFHGDSIIGVALAVGSASTSALYKVLFKMFLGSANLGEVAHFLSTMGVFNLIFISFIPLILYFTKVEHWGSLSSLPWGYLCGLAGLWLVFNILVNVGVVLTYPILISIGTLLSVPGNAAVDVLKHEVIFSVVRLAATCIICLGFLLLLLPEEWDSVTLRFLAAFADKKSEEHGEELTESSIHTRSRSRANGTVSIPMA; translated from the exons ATGAAGAAGCACTCGGCCAGAGTGGCTCCTCTCAGCTCCTACAGCTCCCAGGTCCTCACCTGCCCCATCTCCGAAG GAGAGGAGGGTTCTGAGTCTCATGCGGACACACCAGGCAGTGAGGCCAGTGGAGAGGGGACATCGTACCAGACGTGTGCTAACACAGTGCTGAAGGTGCTGGGGGGCATCCTATTGGTCCTATGTGTCTCCTCCTCTTGGGTGGGCACCACTCAGCTGGTCCAGCTCACCTTCAAGTCCTTCTCCTGTCCCTTCTTTGTCTCCTGGTTCAGCACCAACTggaacatcctcctcttccctctgtacTACGGAGGCCATGTGGTCACCACCCGGGACAAGCAGACGCCTATACAGAGATTCAG AGAGTGCAGCAGGCTTTTCGGGGAAGATGGGATGACCCTTAAGCTGTTCCTGAAGAGGACAGCCCCCTTCTCCATCCTGTGGACCCTGACTAACTACCTGTACCTGCTGGCCCTGAGGAAGCTGACCGCCACCGACGTCTCAGCCCTCTACTGCTGCCACAAGGCCTTCGTCTTCCTGCTGTCCTGGATCGTCCTGAAGGACCGCTTCATGGGTGTACGG ATTGTGGCAGCCATAATGGCCATCACAGGCATCGTCATGATGGCATACGCAGATGGTTTCCATGGGGACTCCATCATAGGCGTGGCCTTGGCTGTGGGCTCTGCCTCCACATCGGCTCTCTACAAG GTGCTGTTTAAGATGTTCCTGGGCAGTGCCAACCTGGGTGAGGTGGCTCACTTCCTTTCCACCATGGGCGTCTTCAATCTTATCTTCATCTCCTTCATCCCCCTCATCCTCTACTTCACCAAAGTGGAGCACTGGGGCTCTCTGTCCTCGCTGCCCTGGGGATACCTGTGTGGCCtggccgggctctggctgg TGTTCAATATCCTGGTTAATGTTGGTGTGGTGCTTACGTACCCCATCCTCATCTCTATAGGGACACTGCTCAGTGTGCCCGGAAATGCAG CGGTAGATGTGTTGAAACATGAGGTTATCTTCAGTGTGGTGCGTCTGGCTGCCACCTGCATCATCTGCCTGGGcttcctgctgctgctgcttcctgAGGAGTGGGACTCCGTCACTCTGCGCTTCCTCGCCGCCTTCGCAGACAAGAAGTCTGAGGAGCATGGCGAGGAGCTGACCGAGTCCAGCATCCACACACGCAGCCGCAGCCGAGCCAATGGCACAGTCTCAATCCCTATGGCATGA